Proteins from one Leptonema illini DSM 21528 genomic window:
- a CDS encoding PLP-dependent aminotransferase family protein — translation MSDFTHDSFQHLFSQRILNTPRSFIREMLTVTQNSDIISFAGGLPEPSLFPVEEIAQAAQTALSEEGSRALQYSTTEGYTALRQWIVDDYERRGMHTRVDEIIITAGSQQALDLIAKAFIDPGTPVLFERPAYLGALQAFALSAPEIRETTLQPDGPELTSLERGVKGARLFYCVPEFQNPSGVYYSMPKRRAIVEILRREQTLLVEDEPYRELYYNDREALPALAALYDGPSISLGSFSKIVAPGMRLGWIRADRRLIDKLLVAKQATDLHTSSFNQIVLYNYLSSRSLNNRLAELRRCYRERRDAMSDALRTFLPQAEFTDPQGGMFHWVRLPGIDTAGIFRDVLEAGVAYVPGTSFYAHNPDTETMRLNFTNSAPDVIVDGVRRLSTAVSGMLPTSPRKKSEVLASSTQAGRASL, via the coding sequence CGCATTCTGAACACGCCGCGATCTTTCATACGAGAGATGCTCACGGTCACGCAGAACAGCGACATCATCTCCTTTGCCGGAGGGTTACCCGAACCGTCTCTCTTTCCCGTCGAAGAGATCGCTCAGGCCGCACAGACGGCTCTGAGCGAGGAAGGCAGTCGGGCCCTTCAATATTCGACGACGGAAGGCTATACTGCATTGCGACAGTGGATCGTCGACGACTACGAAAGACGCGGCATGCATACCCGTGTCGATGAGATCATCATCACAGCGGGCTCGCAACAGGCCCTTGATCTGATCGCCAAGGCCTTCATCGACCCGGGAACGCCCGTACTTTTTGAGCGTCCGGCCTATCTGGGGGCGCTTCAGGCCTTTGCTCTGTCAGCACCTGAGATTCGCGAAACGACGCTTCAGCCCGACGGGCCGGAGCTCACGTCTCTGGAGAGAGGTGTGAAAGGGGCACGACTCTTTTACTGCGTGCCCGAATTCCAGAACCCATCGGGAGTCTATTACTCCATGCCAAAACGAAGGGCAATAGTTGAGATTCTTCGTCGCGAGCAAACGCTTCTTGTAGAAGATGAACCGTATCGGGAGTTATACTACAACGATAGAGAGGCGCTGCCCGCTCTGGCCGCTCTTTACGACGGTCCTTCGATCAGCCTCGGCTCGTTCTCTAAAATTGTCGCTCCCGGTATGCGCCTCGGCTGGATTCGCGCCGACAGACGTCTCATCGATAAGCTACTTGTCGCCAAACAGGCCACCGATCTTCACACAAGCTCCTTCAATCAGATCGTCTTGTATAACTATCTATCCAGCCGATCTTTGAACAATCGACTGGCCGAGCTGCGCCGGTGTTACAGGGAAAGACGCGATGCTATGAGCGACGCACTGCGCACATTCCTGCCGCAGGCCGAGTTCACAGATCCGCAGGGTGGCATGTTCCACTGGGTCAGACTGCCCGGCATCGACACGGCCGGAATCTTTCGCGATGTGCTTGAAGCCGGTGTGGCCTATGTTCCGGGAACAAGCTTCTACGCACATAACCCCGATACAGAGACGATGCGGCTGAACTTCACAAACAGCGCGCCCGACGTCATCGTCGATGGGGTACGCCGCCTTTCGACCGCTGTATCGGGCATGCTGCCCACATCACCGCGAAAGAAAAGCGAAGTGCTTGCCAGTTCCACGCAGGCCGGTAGAGCATCACTATGA
- a CDS encoding DinB family protein, whose product MSAQQIIELHQFGRWARNRLLEAIPAVDRDDPFTRPVADLGTIRAKFVHIMSAELVWIDRIGFDAPSRSATGMLSEEDVPDRSALKARWVEIDGRYDRLFAAVSEGGERGSNAPALDRLIDYKSLGGAPFQSTLREMLMHVALHGMYHRGQIATILSRLGGPTVSTDLIAYYRKT is encoded by the coding sequence ATGAGCGCGCAGCAAATCATCGAGCTCCATCAATTCGGGCGCTGGGCTCGCAATCGTCTGCTTGAGGCGATTCCGGCGGTCGACAGGGATGATCCTTTCACAAGGCCGGTCGCTGATCTGGGAACCATCCGGGCAAAGTTCGTGCATATCATGAGCGCCGAGCTGGTATGGATCGACCGCATCGGATTCGACGCCCCGTCACGTTCAGCGACCGGCATGCTCTCTGAAGAAGACGTGCCGGATCGCTCTGCCCTGAAGGCACGATGGGTTGAGATCGATGGGCGGTATGACCGACTCTTCGCAGCTGTAAGCGAAGGAGGGGAGAGAGGCTCTAACGCGCCAGCGCTTGATAGGCTTATAGACTATAAATCTCTCGGCGGCGCCCCCTTTCAAAGCACGCTACGCGAGATGCTCATGCATGTCGCTCTGCATGGAATGTATCATCGCGGACAGATCGCAACCATACTCAGCCGGCTGGGCGGTCCGACCGTCAGCACCGATCTTATCGCTTATTATAGAAAAACATAA
- a CDS encoding DinB family protein: MEIRDGKKFTGYMKGVRKRTLEVLAQIPADKEQWRLGEGMSPIDIMIHIAQTEQALWGSALKTGKAGPLPQPTPEQQSTLVAALEFAAQIRKQNEDYWSGLGEVELSAEIVGPTGDRIMLSRWLMLAPEHEIHHRSFLHAYRKIWGMAPHPIYGLTLEGLKEMLKQ, encoded by the coding sequence ATGGAGATTCGAGACGGTAAAAAATTCACCGGATATATGAAAGGCGTTCGCAAACGCACACTTGAAGTACTGGCGCAGATTCCGGCCGATAAAGAGCAGTGGCGGCTTGGCGAAGGCATGAGTCCCATCGACATCATGATACACATAGCACAGACGGAGCAGGCGCTCTGGGGATCGGCCCTGAAAACGGGAAAGGCAGGCCCCCTTCCGCAGCCGACGCCCGAACAGCAATCTACGCTTGTAGCGGCTCTTGAATTTGCAGCGCAGATCCGCAAGCAAAACGAAGATTACTGGAGCGGACTCGGTGAGGTGGAGTTATCCGCCGAGATTGTAGGCCCGACAGGCGACCGCATCATGCTTTCGCGCTGGCTCATGCTCGCCCCCGAGCATGAGATCCATCATCGCAGCTTCCTGCATGCTTACCGGAAGATCTGGGGAATGGCGCCGCATCCTATCTATGGACTGACGCTGGAAGGGCTGAAAGAGATGCTGAAGCAGTAA
- a CDS encoding acyl-CoA desaturase, which produces MSLREVNWSTALYIVISPFAAIAAFVYLYMTSGFTYQTLLLAFFMWWATGLSITAGYHRLFSHRSYEASKAVKWFFTFFGAAALEMSVIEWAYDHRNHHCYEDKDRDPYNIRRGFFFAHMGWLFRKRGTGDRELVDLNGVKDLWADPFIRFQHKYYMPFALFVSFVFPGLVALLWSDFWGGVLVAGLIRNVLVLQGTFCINSVCHTIGKQPYSDAHTSRDHWLSALLTFGEGYHNFHHEFPGDYRNGIRAFHFDPTKWLIWSLAKLGQAGELKRVPDEKILEAKVRMTEKRLAEKGTNLSEQALIAARANFQSVVTRMKVLRASYEAARKKQEEEGSTIQEQIEQTREELLDAYRYHKSVSKTAIV; this is translated from the coding sequence ATGTCTCTTCGTGAAGTGAACTGGAGCACGGCTCTCTATATTGTAATCAGCCCCTTTGCCGCCATAGCTGCGTTTGTGTATCTGTATATGACGTCGGGTTTTACCTATCAGACGCTGCTTCTGGCATTCTTTATGTGGTGGGCGACCGGCCTCAGCATCACGGCAGGCTATCATCGCCTGTTCTCTCATCGTAGCTATGAGGCTTCAAAGGCCGTGAAGTGGTTCTTTACGTTCTTCGGAGCGGCCGCCCTTGAGATGAGCGTCATCGAATGGGCCTATGATCATCGCAATCATCATTGCTACGAAGATAAGGATCGTGATCCGTATAACATCCGTCGCGGATTCTTCTTCGCTCATATGGGATGGCTTTTCAGAAAGCGCGGTACGGGCGATCGTGAGCTCGTCGACCTGAACGGTGTGAAAGATCTCTGGGCCGATCCGTTCATTCGCTTTCAACATAAATACTATATGCCTTTCGCTCTTTTTGTAAGCTTCGTATTCCCCGGTCTTGTGGCGCTGCTCTGGAGCGATTTCTGGGGAGGCGTTCTTGTCGCCGGTCTGATCCGCAACGTGCTTGTATTGCAGGGAACGTTCTGCATCAACTCCGTCTGCCATACGATCGGCAAGCAGCCGTATTCCGACGCCCATACGTCGCGGGATCATTGGTTATCCGCTCTGCTGACTTTTGGAGAAGGATATCACAATTTTCATCATGAGTTTCCGGGGGATTACCGTAACGGCATCCGCGCCTTTCATTTTGATCCGACAAAATGGCTGATCTGGAGCCTTGCAAAACTCGGCCAGGCCGGCGAATTGAAGCGCGTGCCCGATGAAAAGATCCTCGAAGCGAAGGTGCGCATGACCGAGAAGCGACTTGCAGAGAAGGGAACGAATCTGTCGGAGCAGGCGCTGATCGCAGCGCGTGCGAACTTTCAATCGGTCGTTACGCGGATGAAGGTGCTGCGCGCCTCTTATGAGGCCGCTCGCAAAAAGCAAGAAGAAGAAGGCAGCACGATCCAGGAACAGATCGAGCAAACCCGTGAAGAGCTGCTCGACGCCTACCGGTATCATAAATCGGTCAGCAAGACGGCGATCGTCTAA
- a CDS encoding fasciclin domain-containing protein: MNRQFDRIGKITGRAALLAVITTGLLGGTVACSDSSSDATAPSGGMASVQDKNSQPNVLQIAVGSKDHTTLVTAVKAAGLADSLANPGPFTVFAPTDAAFEKLPPGTVEGLLKKKAELKDILEYHVYVGGVQADYFTDGMVLNQANGKDVTIRLKDGKATVNGANIVASVKASNGVIHIIDGVLLPPSK; encoded by the coding sequence ATGAACAGGCAGTTTGACAGAATCGGAAAGATCACAGGACGGGCGGCTCTGCTGGCCGTAATCACGACCGGGTTGCTCGGCGGTACGGTAGCGTGCAGCGACTCATCGTCTGACGCAACGGCACCGAGCGGCGGCATGGCGTCGGTTCAGGATAAGAATTCACAACCGAACGTTTTGCAGATCGCAGTCGGTTCAAAAGACCACACAACTCTCGTTACGGCCGTGAAGGCGGCAGGCCTTGCCGACTCGCTCGCCAATCCTGGACCGTTCACGGTCTTTGCTCCGACGGATGCAGCTTTCGAGAAACTTCCTCCAGGAACGGTCGAAGGTCTCTTGAAGAAGAAGGCCGAGCTGAAAGACATCCTTGAGTATCATGTGTATGTCGGCGGTGTGCAGGCCGATTATTTCACCGATGGCATGGTACTGAACCAGGCAAACGGCAAGGACGTGACCATTCGTCTGAAAGACGGAAAGGCGACGGTTAACGGAGCGAACATCGTGGCGTCGGTGAAGGCCTCGAATGGCGTGATCCACATCATTGACGGAGTGCTGCTTCCGCCTTCAAAATAA
- the recR gene encoding recombination mediator RecR produces the protein MSFPELEHFVRVLSSLPGIGSRSARRIAFYLLKSDLRETEDLAETMLDLRRRVRFCSLCGGLSTGDLCTICSDPTRDRSQLCIVEEPSDIFAIEGTGEYKGLYHVLMGALSPLDGIGPEELRIKELAHRLDTERFSEWFVATNPTLEGDATASYLSDRFKRDTIRFTRISHGIPTGTGIEFADKSTLARSIRERKTLS, from the coding sequence ATGTCTTTTCCCGAACTCGAACATTTCGTTCGTGTACTCAGTTCGCTGCCGGGCATCGGTTCACGAAGCGCCCGGCGCATCGCATTCTACCTCTTAAAGAGTGACCTGCGCGAAACCGAAGATCTGGCCGAGACGATGCTTGATCTGCGTCGTCGTGTGCGGTTCTGCTCGTTATGCGGAGGCCTTTCAACGGGCGACCTGTGCACGATCTGTTCTGATCCGACACGCGATCGCTCGCAGCTCTGCATTGTCGAAGAGCCGTCCGATATCTTTGCCATCGAAGGAACGGGGGAGTATAAAGGACTCTACCATGTCTTGATGGGCGCTCTATCGCCGCTTGACGGCATCGGCCCCGAAGAGCTGCGCATCAAAGAGCTGGCGCACCGACTCGATACCGAGCGCTTCTCTGAGTGGTTCGTGGCCACAAATCCGACGCTGGAAGGCGATGCCACGGCCTCCTATCTATCAGATAGATTCAAGCGCGATACGATTCGTTTTACCCGCATCTCGCATGGTATACCGACGGGCACGGGCATTGAGTTCGCCGATAAATCGACGCTGGCTCGCAGCATCAGAGAAAGGAAGACCCTGAGCTGA
- a CDS encoding YbaB/EbfC family nucleoid-associated protein: MSDMMKNLGNLKQQMGQLKETVEKITAEADAGGGMVKAVANGEGRLISLKLDPKLMNEKDREMAEDLIVTAINKAADKARKQAEKEMKSLMGIPGMDKLFR; this comes from the coding sequence ATGTCAGATATGATGAAAAACCTCGGCAATCTGAAGCAGCAGATGGGCCAGCTGAAAGAGACCGTCGAGAAGATTACGGCTGAGGCCGATGCCGGCGGCGGCATGGTGAAGGCCGTGGCGAATGGCGAAGGTCGCCTGATCTCGCTGAAGCTTGATCCGAAGCTGATGAATGAAAAGGATCGCGAGATGGCCGAGGATCTGATCGTTACGGCCATCAATAAGGCCGCCGATAAGGCTCGCAAACAGGCCGAGAAAGAGATGAAAAGTCTGATGGGCATTCCCGGCATGGATAAGCTTTTTCGCTGA
- a CDS encoding dihydrofolate reductase family protein, with translation MRKIIVAEFITLDGVIQAPGGEDEDTDGGFTHGSWTLPYWHDDIGAHFFETFSTADALLLGRKTWLIHGTALEPMKDDPFADALNGIKKYVVSTTLKSADAWRNSERIGANVIDEVRKLKAQPGKNILSDGSSVLIQSLIKHDLVDEFHLHLYPLVLGSGKTIFPPGKRLNLKLTHSKVLPTGVIYQRLVREP, from the coding sequence ATGCGAAAGATCATTGTAGCGGAATTCATCACACTGGACGGAGTGATCCAGGCGCCCGGCGGCGAAGACGAGGATACGGACGGCGGCTTTACTCACGGTAGCTGGACCCTGCCCTACTGGCATGACGATATCGGCGCCCATTTTTTTGAAACCTTCTCCACCGCCGATGCGCTGCTGCTCGGACGCAAAACCTGGCTGATCCATGGCACGGCCTTGGAGCCGATGAAGGATGATCCTTTCGCCGATGCTCTGAACGGCATTAAGAAGTATGTCGTCTCGACGACGCTGAAATCCGCCGATGCCTGGCGCAACTCCGAACGGATCGGCGCCAATGTCATCGACGAGGTGCGCAAGCTTAAAGCACAACCCGGAAAGAACATACTCTCTGATGGAAGCAGCGTGTTGATTCAGAGCCTTATCAAGCACGATCTTGTCGATGAATTTCATCTGCATCTTTACCCGCTTGTGCTCGGCAGCGGTAAAACGATCTTCCCGCCAGGCAAGCGATTGAATCTGAAGCTAACGCATTCAAAGGTCTTGCCGACGGGAGTGATCTATCAGAGGCTTGTTAGGGAACCCTGA
- a CDS encoding acyl-CoA carboxylase subunit beta: MTLSLKNPFRPEEPHAPPATPYDRTLDMGKDLIEKPLRGGGPSRIQVQHSKNRMTVFERIQVLTKERPHYLFQNWGPHLDGAGLVTAILNIDGRDVALYGHDFTNRAGSMDATNGGKLARLIYMAGEKGIPLIGMNDSAGAYVPAGVGGLDGYSEAFCALRKISGVVPSIMMMFGFNAGGGSYLPRQGSFMIQPQETFFGLTGPQVVKDVLGEEVTPDELGGPSVHSQSGVVDIIANDELSALRRALRLLNYIPDNNHSLAPFHSTSDSIDRYMYEEEILFRKTFNSPTGFNTPFDMTLLIQNIVDHGEFFELQKTRARNLITAFGRIGGHVVGIMANNSAVASGQIDINAALKGARFTRFCNLYNIPMIFFEDTTGFLPGREQESGGIVQAGRALLDSIIDLRTPRFLVIVRNAFGGAYATFNSYHVGADMVFTFPTARVAVMGPAGKEFVYKDELRAARAEAKKLQAAGKNDEAKKLVDQISKQLSDKYEEDLMNPKEALALGSISQVILPGESRRVIGNYLNFYMKRYKPTPLSEPQREFH; the protein is encoded by the coding sequence ATGACATTATCACTGAAAAACCCCTTCCGTCCTGAAGAACCGCACGCTCCTCCGGCAACGCCGTATGACCGCACGCTCGATATGGGCAAAGACCTGATCGAGAAGCCTCTGCGCGGCGGCGGTCCTTCGCGCATTCAGGTGCAGCACTCCAAGAATCGGATGACGGTCTTCGAGCGCATCCAGGTGCTTACAAAAGAGAGGCCGCACTATCTGTTTCAGAACTGGGGCCCGCATCTGGACGGCGCCGGCCTTGTGACGGCCATCCTGAACATCGACGGCCGCGATGTGGCGCTTTACGGTCACGACTTCACCAACCGTGCGGGCTCGATGGATGCGACAAACGGAGGCAAGCTCGCCCGTTTGATCTATATGGCCGGTGAAAAGGGTATTCCGCTCATCGGCATGAACGACTCGGCCGGCGCCTATGTACCCGCCGGCGTCGGCGGCCTTGACGGCTACTCCGAGGCCTTCTGTGCTCTGCGCAAAATCTCGGGCGTCGTACCCAGCATCATGATGATGTTCGGATTCAACGCCGGCGGCGGTTCGTATCTTCCGCGTCAGGGATCGTTTATGATCCAGCCTCAGGAGACCTTCTTCGGACTGACCGGCCCCCAGGTCGTGAAAGACGTGCTTGGCGAAGAGGTCACGCCCGACGAGCTCGGCGGTCCGTCCGTGCACAGTCAAAGCGGCGTCGTCGACATCATCGCTAACGACGAGTTATCCGCCCTGCGCCGTGCTCTGCGTCTGCTCAACTACATTCCCGACAACAACCACAGCCTGGCGCCCTTCCATTCGACGAGCGACTCCATCGATCGTTATATGTATGAAGAAGAGATCCTCTTCCGTAAAACGTTCAATTCGCCGACGGGCTTCAACACTCCTTTTGATATGACGCTTCTGATCCAGAACATCGTCGACCACGGCGAGTTCTTTGAATTGCAGAAGACGCGTGCGCGCAACCTGATCACGGCCTTCGGTCGTATCGGTGGACATGTGGTCGGTATCATGGCGAATAACTCCGCCGTCGCCTCAGGGCAGATCGATATCAACGCCGCCCTGAAAGGCGCTCGTTTCACCAGGTTCTGCAACCTGTATAACATTCCGATGATCTTCTTCGAAGATACGACGGGCTTCCTTCCCGGCCGGGAGCAGGAATCGGGTGGTATCGTCCAGGCCGGACGCGCTCTGCTCGACTCCATCATCGACCTGCGCACGCCGCGTTTTCTCGTCATCGTGCGTAACGCCTTTGGCGGCGCCTATGCAACCTTCAACTCCTATCATGTCGGCGCCGATATGGTCTTCACGTTCCCGACGGCACGAGTGGCCGTTATGGGCCCGGCAGGTAAGGAATTCGTCTACAAAGACGAGCTTCGCGCCGCCCGAGCCGAGGCGAAGAAACTGCAGGCCGCCGGTAAAAACGATGAAGCGAAGAAGCTTGTCGATCAGATCTCGAAGCAGCTCTCTGATAAGTATGAAGAGGATCTGATGAACCCGAAAGAGGCGCTTGCGCTGGGTTCTATCTCGCAGGTTATCCTTCCCGGCGAAAGCCGCCGCGTGATCGGGAACTACCTGAACTTCTACATGAAGCGTTACAAGCCCACTCCGCTTTCTGAACCGCAGCGCGAATTCCATTAA
- a CDS encoding 7TM diverse intracellular signaling domain-containing protein produces MNVSIYSSNAPEIFFLRPALKLMALLLPIAMLSPDLNATPFLLSRDMDGLFLAPRAQLLEDTNGTFTVEEIDAGLHDKAFISTDINAPGFGFTDSVWWIRFEVNNEEDRAMDWKLELAYPMLDEITLFKKHDGGFEKIVLGDHRPFYNRLIPYRNFLFPLHERPRSTQIYYLRVATSSSMNLPVQAWSDGLLVQKIDTEKTLLGAYAGVMIAMALYNLFIFASIRDRSYLYYILFVAGFLLFMFTLNGLAFQYLWPNWIWWGNNSLPFFIGFSSIWGLMFGRKYLRISSSMPIFYRIFNALIIIAIAASLFSLLVDYALAIRITTLLSIIGSAVAIAAGVVQTARRFRPAYYYILAWFTLLVGMILFALKTFGILPANFLTNWSMQIGSALEVVLLSFGLADRINILQNEKQQAQIEILESRQRMLESFARFVPGEFLQHLERSDILDVNLGDATKKRLVVLFSDIRNFTGLSEQMDPEETFRFLNTYLDRVSQAIDRHGGFIDKYIGDAVMALYAGDPDLAVKSAIEMRRLLREYNRDRAAESLRPIEMGIGLHTGETMLGTVGSRKRLDTTVIGDTVNVASRLESLTKVFRIPVLVTGDVCSHLKNPEQFSFREVDLVRLKGRRSAIQIFEVFDCDVDDCRNRKLELLPVYKQGLELYRTGNFLEARAIFERLHDDDAEDSLYETYLRRCNKLLREPPGPGWQGISRMR; encoded by the coding sequence ATGAATGTCTCCATTTACTCCAGCAACGCCCCAGAGATCTTTTTCCTGAGACCGGCTCTCAAACTGATGGCGTTGCTGCTTCCCATAGCAATGCTGTCGCCGGATCTGAACGCCACCCCTTTCTTACTCAGTCGCGATATGGACGGTCTTTTTCTTGCTCCTCGGGCTCAACTGCTTGAAGATACGAACGGCACGTTCACCGTCGAAGAGATCGATGCCGGACTCCATGATAAAGCCTTTATCTCGACCGATATCAATGCACCGGGATTCGGTTTTACGGATTCGGTCTGGTGGATTCGATTCGAGGTTAACAACGAAGAAGATCGAGCGATGGACTGGAAGCTTGAACTCGCCTATCCGATGCTCGACGAGATCACCCTGTTCAAGAAACACGACGGCGGTTTCGAAAAGATCGTCCTTGGCGATCACCGTCCCTTTTATAATCGACTGATTCCCTATCGCAATTTCCTGTTCCCTCTGCACGAACGGCCCCGATCCACACAGATCTATTACCTGCGCGTCGCCACTTCCAGCTCCATGAATCTTCCCGTGCAGGCCTGGTCTGACGGCCTTCTCGTGCAAAAAATTGATACGGAGAAGACGCTGCTCGGGGCCTATGCGGGCGTCATGATCGCCATGGCTCTGTATAACCTTTTCATCTTCGCAAGCATTCGAGATCGTAGCTATCTCTACTATATTCTCTTCGTGGCCGGATTCTTGCTTTTCATGTTCACGCTGAACGGTCTGGCCTTTCAATACCTGTGGCCGAACTGGATCTGGTGGGGTAACAACTCGCTTCCGTTTTTTATCGGATTCTCGAGTATATGGGGATTGATGTTCGGAAGAAAATACCTGCGAATTTCGAGCTCCATGCCGATCTTCTATCGCATATTCAACGCTCTGATCATCATCGCCATTGCCGCATCGCTGTTCAGCCTGCTTGTCGACTATGCCCTTGCCATCCGTATAACGACGCTTCTTTCGATAATCGGCTCCGCCGTCGCCATCGCCGCCGGCGTAGTGCAGACCGCCCGGCGCTTCCGTCCCGCATATTATTATATCCTTGCCTGGTTCACGCTTCTCGTCGGTATGATTCTTTTCGCGCTCAAAACATTCGGAATTCTACCGGCTAACTTTCTCACAAACTGGTCCATGCAGATAGGCTCTGCTCTCGAGGTCGTTCTGCTTTCCTTCGGTCTTGCAGACCGGATCAACATTCTACAGAACGAAAAGCAGCAGGCGCAGATCGAGATTCTCGAATCGAGACAGCGAATGCTTGAATCGTTTGCACGCTTTGTACCGGGAGAATTTCTGCAACATCTGGAGAGATCCGACATTCTCGACGTCAATCTTGGCGACGCAACAAAGAAGCGACTCGTCGTTCTTTTCAGCGACATCCGTAACTTCACCGGACTATCAGAACAGATGGACCCCGAAGAGACCTTTCGCTTCTTGAATACCTACCTTGATAGAGTGAGTCAGGCCATCGACCGCCATGGCGGATTCATCGATAAATACATCGGCGACGCCGTTATGGCGCTTTACGCCGGTGATCCCGATCTTGCCGTGAAATCGGCGATTGAGATGCGGCGTCTTCTTCGGGAATACAACAGGGATCGTGCAGCGGAAAGCCTGCGCCCGATCGAGATGGGAATCGGTTTGCATACGGGCGAGACGATGCTCGGAACGGTAGGATCACGCAAACGACTCGACACAACGGTCATCGGCGACACGGTTAACGTCGCCTCCAGGCTGGAATCGCTGACAAAAGTATTCCGCATCCCCGTTCTCGTTACGGGCGATGTCTGCTCTCATCTAAAGAATCCGGAACAATTCTCTTTTCGCGAAGTCGATCTTGTTCGCCTTAAGGGGCGCCGATCGGCCATCCAGATATTCGAGGTCTTTGACTGCGACGTAGATGATTGCAGAAATCGCAAACTGGAATTGCTTCCTGTTTACAAACAGGGGCTTGAACTGTATCGAACGGGCAACTTTCTCGAAGCGCGTGCAATTTTTGAGCGATTGCATGATGACGACGCAGAGGACTCCCTTTACGAAACCTATCTGCGCCGCTGCAATAAACTGCTACGTGAGCCGCCAGGGCCCGGCTGGCAGGGAATCAGTCGCATGCGCTGA